A region from the Streptomyces lydicus genome encodes:
- a CDS encoding endonuclease VII domain-containing protein, whose translation MKEQRRMCPLCLACPVHVDHDHGTGRVRGVLCFSCNAALGQFKDRPDVLRRAAEYLEGNVWKPIFEAPGVYQLPS comes from the coding sequence ATGAAGGAACAGCGCCGGATGTGCCCGCTCTGCCTTGCCTGCCCCGTGCATGTGGATCACGATCACGGGACGGGTAGGGTCCGAGGCGTACTGTGCTTCAGTTGCAATGCAGCCTTGGGTCAATTCAAGGATCGGCCGGACGTATTGAGGCGGGCGGCCGAGTATCTGGAAGGAAACGTGTGGAAGCCAATATTCGAAGCACCGGGCGTCTACCAGCTGCCTTCCTGA
- the prcB gene encoding proteasome subunit beta produces MEANIRSTGRLPAAFLTPGSSSFMDFLGEHSPALLPGNRPLPPVQGAIEAPHGTTIVAAAFPGGAVLAGDRRATMGNVIAQRDIEKVFPADEYSAVGIAGTAGLAVEMVKLFQLELEHFEKVEGAQLSLEGKANRLSTMIRSNLGMAMQGLAVVPLFAGYDLDREKGRIFSYDVTGGRSEEHGFAATGSGSVFARSALKKLFREDFTEDQAVTAVVQALYDAADDDSATGGPDMARRIYPIVTVITEDGFKRLSGDEVSETVRAVHDRRLEQPDGPRAALL; encoded by the coding sequence GTGGAAGCCAATATTCGAAGCACCGGGCGTCTACCAGCTGCCTTCCTGACGCCTGGATCCTCGTCCTTCATGGATTTCCTCGGTGAGCACTCGCCCGCTCTGCTGCCGGGCAACCGCCCGCTGCCGCCGGTGCAGGGTGCCATCGAGGCGCCGCACGGCACGACGATCGTTGCCGCGGCGTTCCCCGGAGGCGCGGTGCTCGCCGGCGACCGGCGGGCGACGATGGGCAACGTCATCGCGCAGCGTGATATCGAGAAGGTCTTCCCGGCCGACGAGTATTCGGCGGTCGGCATCGCGGGCACGGCCGGTCTCGCGGTGGAGATGGTCAAGCTCTTCCAGCTGGAGCTGGAGCACTTCGAGAAGGTCGAGGGCGCCCAACTCTCCCTGGAGGGCAAGGCGAATCGTCTGTCGACGATGATTCGCAGCAATCTGGGAATGGCCATGCAGGGCCTGGCCGTGGTGCCGTTGTTCGCCGGCTACGACCTCGACCGCGAGAAGGGCCGTATCTTCTCGTACGACGTGACCGGCGGGCGGTCGGAGGAGCACGGCTTCGCGGCGACGGGTTCCGGCTCGGTCTTCGCCCGCAGTGCGCTGAAGAAGCTCTTCCGGGAAGATTTCACGGAGGATCAGGCCGTCACCGCCGTCGTCCAGGCCCTGTACGACGCGGCCGATGACGACTCCGCGACCGGCGGGCCCGATATGGCGCGGAGGATCTACCCCATCGTCACCGTGATCACCGAAGACGGCTTCAAGCGGCTCAGCGGGGACGAGGTCTCGGAGACCGTCCGTGCGGTGCACGACCGCCGCCTCGAACAGCCCGACGGCCCGCGCGCCGCGCTGCTCTGA
- the prcA gene encoding proteasome subunit alpha translates to MSTPFYVSPQQAMADRAEYARKGIARGRSVVVLQYTDGVVFVAENPSRALHKVSEIYDRIAFAAVGKYNEFENLRIGGVRYADLRGYTYDREDVTARGLANVYAQTLGTIFSSAAEKPYEVELIVAEVGAGPEDDQIYRLPHDGSIVDEHGSVAVGGNADQISSYLDQRHRDGMTLAEALKLAVESLSRDNNGGERRLTAEQLEVATLDRTRPQQRKFKRILGRQLSRLLDESGGADAGEAADADAGAGAGESGTTAGESGGKGSKDKGSKPDNGKGTSGEEGSDGEPLL, encoded by the coding sequence GTGTCGACGCCGTTCTATGTCTCACCCCAGCAGGCCATGGCGGACCGCGCCGAGTACGCCCGCAAGGGCATCGCGCGCGGCCGGAGTGTCGTGGTGCTGCAGTACACCGACGGCGTGGTCTTCGTCGCCGAGAATCCCTCCCGCGCCCTGCACAAGGTCAGCGAGATCTATGACCGGATCGCCTTCGCGGCGGTCGGCAAGTACAACGAGTTCGAGAACCTGCGGATCGGTGGCGTGCGCTACGCCGATCTGCGGGGCTACACCTACGACCGTGAGGACGTGACCGCGCGGGGCCTGGCGAATGTCTATGCCCAGACGCTCGGCACGATCTTCTCCAGCGCCGCCGAGAAGCCCTACGAGGTCGAGCTGATCGTCGCCGAGGTCGGCGCGGGTCCCGAGGACGACCAGATCTACCGGCTGCCGCATGACGGCTCGATCGTCGACGAGCACGGCTCGGTGGCGGTCGGCGGCAACGCGGACCAGATCAGCAGCTATCTCGACCAGCGCCACCGTGACGGTATGACGCTGGCCGAGGCGCTCAAGCTGGCCGTGGAGTCGCTGTCGCGGGACAACAACGGCGGCGAGCGCCGGCTCACCGCCGAGCAGCTGGAGGTCGCGACGCTGGACCGTACGCGTCCCCAGCAGCGCAAGTTCAAGCGGATCCTGGGCCGGCAGCTGTCCCGGCTGCTGGACGAGAGCGGCGGGGCGGACGCCGGCGAGGCGGCGGACGCGGATGCGGGCGCCGGTGCCGGGGAGTCCGGGACCACCGCCGGGGAAAGCGGCGGCAAGGGCTCGAAGGACAAGGGAAGCAAGCCGGACAACGGCAAGGGGACGTCGGGCGAGGAGGGCTCCGACGGGGAGCCCCTGCTCTGA
- a CDS encoding LacI family DNA-binding transcriptional regulator → MTSNETSTPGRRPAGARTTSRDVARVARVSQAAVSLVLGDKWRGRVSPAKAEAVRTAARELGYRPNLAARSLRMGRTRTALLVVPALTTEFFARVYTGAARVAADHGFGVVLYPSPEGIGPARDPFDSAAATLDGVIASSMAAEALSALRDADLPLVMLDSDPDDDRATATVNLDIADGVRQLTSHLTALGHRRITHLAADVDSWTFDLRARAVTEALERTPGTLLRREPAAFGVDAGLHAAHAALTAPGPRPTALLCDDDIIAAGACKAVRRLGLRIPEDVSVTGFDDLALALAVEPELTTVRLPAEEFGAAGMRALMSVLDGHPAAAPTLPVELITRGSTAPAADAPGNAARPGGQ, encoded by the coding sequence GTGACCAGCAACGAGACCAGCACACCCGGCCGGCGCCCGGCCGGCGCGCGCACGACCAGCCGGGACGTGGCCCGGGTCGCCAGGGTCTCCCAGGCCGCCGTCTCGCTCGTGCTGGGCGACAAATGGCGCGGCCGGGTCTCCCCCGCCAAGGCCGAAGCCGTCCGCACCGCCGCCCGCGAGCTGGGCTACCGCCCCAACCTCGCCGCCCGCAGCCTGCGGATGGGCCGCACCCGCACCGCATTGCTGGTCGTCCCCGCCCTGACCACCGAATTCTTCGCCCGCGTCTACACCGGCGCGGCCCGGGTCGCCGCCGACCACGGCTTCGGAGTGGTCCTCTACCCCTCCCCCGAGGGCATCGGCCCGGCCCGCGACCCCTTCGACTCCGCGGCGGCCACCCTGGACGGCGTGATCGCCTCATCGATGGCCGCCGAAGCCCTCAGCGCGCTCCGCGATGCGGACCTGCCGCTGGTCATGCTGGACAGCGACCCCGACGACGACCGGGCCACCGCCACCGTCAACCTCGACATCGCCGACGGCGTCCGGCAGTTGACCAGCCATCTGACGGCCCTCGGCCACCGCCGCATCACCCACCTCGCCGCCGACGTGGACTCCTGGACCTTCGATCTGCGCGCCCGCGCCGTCACCGAAGCCCTGGAGCGCACCCCCGGCACGCTGCTGCGCCGGGAGCCGGCCGCCTTCGGTGTCGACGCCGGGCTGCACGCCGCCCACGCCGCCCTGACCGCCCCCGGCCCCCGCCCCACGGCCCTGCTCTGCGACGACGACATCATCGCCGCGGGTGCCTGCAAAGCCGTACGCCGACTGGGCCTGCGGATCCCCGAGGACGTCTCCGTGACCGGCTTCGACGACCTGGCCCTGGCCCTCGCCGTCGAGCCGGAGCTGACGACCGTACGGCTGCCCGCCGAGGAGTTCGGCGCGGCCGGGATGCGGGCCCTGATGAGCGTGCTCGACGGCCACCCGGCCGCGGCCCCCACCCTGCCGGTCGAACTGATCACCCGGGGCTCCACCGCCCCGGCCGCGGACGCCCCGGGCAACGCGGCGCGCCCCGGCGGGCAGTGA
- a CDS encoding MFS transporter, whose amino-acid sequence MAAGYAELLRTRHAARLLAGTLVGRLPNATAALAVVLFVRADGGSYALAGALSAVYGVCNAIGQPLLGRAVDLYGQPRVMLPASVLSALGMSLLAAVGLDVLWLAYAAMAIAGFFTPPLEGGLRALWPGVLKRADRVHAAYALDAVAQEVMFAVGPLLVTLCVAAWSEGAALLVINLLGVLGALSVVVSEPSRQWRSGPREAHWLGALRSVGMLVLIGAFFFVGLALGSIAVAAVAYAEEHGGGMVSSWLLSALGVGALIGGLGYGAREWPGRPESRLRLLIGLLALGYLPLVLVPGVAGMTVLTGVAGVFLAPALACAFVVVDRHAPRGTVTEAFSWLVTTFGVGSAVGASVAGPAVEGGGAVAGFAVAGAGGLAALVVLLSTKRFLGDPVPRTAGAAPAENDRNGAVEPGFRAGRQA is encoded by the coding sequence ATGGCCGCGGGATATGCGGAGCTGCTCAGAACCCGGCACGCGGCCCGGCTTCTGGCGGGGACGCTGGTCGGCAGGCTGCCGAACGCCACCGCGGCGCTGGCCGTGGTCCTCTTCGTACGCGCCGACGGCGGCAGCTACGCCCTGGCCGGTGCGCTCTCCGCGGTCTACGGCGTCTGCAACGCCATCGGCCAGCCGCTGCTGGGCCGGGCGGTGGACCTCTACGGCCAGCCGCGGGTGATGCTGCCCGCCTCGGTGCTTTCCGCGCTCGGTATGTCGCTGCTGGCGGCCGTCGGCCTGGATGTGCTGTGGCTCGCCTACGCCGCCATGGCGATCGCCGGTTTCTTCACCCCGCCCCTGGAGGGCGGCCTGCGGGCGCTGTGGCCCGGGGTCCTCAAGCGCGCGGACCGGGTGCACGCCGCCTATGCGCTGGACGCGGTGGCGCAGGAAGTCATGTTCGCGGTGGGACCGTTGCTGGTGACGCTGTGCGTGGCGGCCTGGTCGGAGGGGGCGGCGCTGCTGGTGATCAACCTGCTCGGGGTCCTCGGGGCGCTCTCCGTCGTGGTCTCCGAGCCGTCCCGGCAGTGGCGCAGCGGGCCACGGGAGGCGCACTGGCTGGGTGCCCTGCGCTCGGTCGGGATGCTGGTGCTGATCGGGGCGTTCTTCTTCGTGGGGCTGGCGCTGGGCTCGATCGCGGTCGCGGCGGTGGCGTACGCGGAGGAGCACGGCGGGGGGATGGTCTCCAGCTGGCTGCTGTCCGCGCTGGGCGTCGGCGCGCTGATCGGCGGCCTCGGCTACGGCGCGCGCGAGTGGCCGGGGCGGCCGGAGAGCCGGCTGCGGCTGCTGATCGGGCTGCTGGCACTGGGCTATCTGCCGCTGGTGCTGGTGCCGGGGGTGGCCGGAATGACGGTGTTGACCGGCGTCGCGGGGGTGTTCCTGGCGCCGGCGCTGGCCTGTGCCTTCGTGGTGGTGGACCGTCATGCGCCCCGGGGCACGGTGACGGAGGCGTTTTCCTGGCTGGTGACGACGTTCGGGGTCGGATCGGCGGTGGGCGCTTCCGTGGCGGGGCCTGCGGTGGAGGGCGGCGGCGCGGTGGCGGGTTTCGCGGTGGCCGGCGCCGGCGGACTCGCCGCGCTGGTCGTCCTTTTGTCGACGAAGCGATTCCTCGGGGATCCCGTGCCGCGTACGGCGGGTGCGGCCCCGGCGGAAAATGATCGAAACGGGGCCGTCGAACCCGGTTTCAGAGCAGGCCGTCAGGCGTAA
- the pafA gene encoding Pup--protein ligase codes for MDRRIFGLENEYGVTCTFRGQRRLSPDEVARYLFRRVVSWGRSSNVFLRNGARLYLDVGSHPEYATPECDNVTELVTHDKAGERILEGLLVDAERRLHEEGIAGDVYLFKNNTDSAGNSYGCHENYLVARHGEFSRLADILIPFLVTRQLLCGAGKVLQTPRGAVYCVSQRAEHIWEGVSSATTRSRPIINTRDEPHADAERYRRLHVIVGDSNMSETTMMLKVGATDLVLRMIEAGTVMRDLTLENPIRAIREVSHDITGQRKVRLASGREASALEVQQEYYEKAVDFCDRRGIRTGTVERVLELWGRTLEAIREEELDRISTEIDWVMKHQLIERYRTKNNITMSHPRVAQIDLAYHDIHRRRGLYYLLERKGQAARICNDLKIFEGKSVPPQTTRARLRGDFIRRAQEQRRDFTVDWVHLKLNDQAQRTVLCKDPFRSVDDRVEKLIAGM; via the coding sequence ATGGACCGCCGCATTTTCGGGCTGGAGAACGAGTACGGCGTCACGTGCACGTTCAGGGGACAGCGCCGACTGTCGCCTGACGAAGTGGCGCGGTACCTCTTCCGCCGTGTCGTGTCATGGGGCCGCAGCAGCAATGTCTTCCTGCGGAACGGCGCCCGCCTGTACTTGGACGTGGGCTCGCACCCGGAATACGCAACTCCCGAGTGCGACAACGTGACCGAGCTGGTCACGCACGACAAGGCCGGCGAGCGCATTCTCGAAGGCCTGCTCGTCGACGCCGAGCGCCGCCTGCATGAGGAGGGAATCGCGGGCGACGTCTATCTCTTCAAGAACAACACCGATTCGGCGGGAAACTCCTACGGATGTCACGAGAATTACCTCGTGGCCCGGCATGGTGAGTTCTCCCGGCTCGCGGACATCCTCATTCCGTTCCTCGTCACCCGTCAGCTGCTGTGCGGCGCGGGCAAGGTGCTGCAGACTCCGCGGGGCGCCGTCTACTGCGTCAGCCAGCGGGCGGAGCACATCTGGGAGGGGGTCTCCTCGGCGACGACCCGTTCCCGGCCGATCATCAACACCCGCGACGAACCGCATGCGGATGCCGAGCGCTATCGCCGGCTGCATGTCATCGTCGGTGACTCCAACATGTCCGAAACGACCATGATGCTGAAGGTCGGGGCCACCGATCTCGTGCTGCGCATGATCGAGGCGGGCACGGTCATGCGGGATCTGACGCTGGAGAACCCGATCCGGGCCATCCGTGAGGTCAGCCATGACATCACCGGGCAGCGCAAGGTGCGGCTGGCCAGCGGGCGCGAGGCATCGGCGCTCGAGGTGCAGCAGGAGTACTACGAAAAGGCCGTGGATTTCTGCGACCGCCGCGGAATCCGTACGGGCACCGTCGAGCGGGTCCTGGAGTTGTGGGGCCGTACGCTCGAGGCGATCCGGGAGGAGGAGCTCGACCGTATCTCCACCGAGATCGACTGGGTGATGAAACATCAGCTGATCGAGCGGTATCGCACAAAGAACAACATCACCATGTCCCACCCCCGGGTGGCGCAGATAGACCTCGCGTATCACGACATTCATCGCCGCCGGGGGCTGTACTACCTCCTGGAGCGAAAAGGGCAGGCGGCGCGGATCTGTAACGACTTGAAAATCTTCGAGGGCAAGTCGGTACCGCCGCAGACCACCCGCGCCAGGCTGCGCGGTGACTTCATCCGCCGGGCGCAGGAGCAGCGCCGTGATTTCACGGTCGACTGGGTGCACCTCAAGCTGAACGACCAGGCGCAGCGGACGGTGCTGTGCAAGGACCCCTTCCGTTCGGTGGACGACCGCGTGGAGAAGCTGATCGCCGGCATGTGA
- a CDS encoding FKBP-type peptidyl-prolyl cis-trans isomerase, translating to MSGQADAKPKVDKGEGTPPKKLQVKVLKKGDGPEVKKGAALNANYLGQTWDGKAFDNSWDRGAPATFEIGSGKVIKGWDEGLVGQKLGSRVELVIPPDKGYGAQAQQNIPANSTLVFVVDLKKIMPSKIEGKPVAQTDSDLPKVGTAIDDKAPKITLPKGQDAPKDVKSETIIQGKGATISDKSIVRANYTVVTWKDGKVIADTWAPGQPGAQDVPVAQLPGWKEGLKGKKAGSRVLIVVPKSKLTEQQQKSIGSDLVFSVDVLSVS from the coding sequence GTGAGTGGCCAGGCGGATGCCAAGCCCAAGGTCGACAAGGGCGAGGGCACCCCTCCCAAAAAGCTTCAGGTCAAGGTCCTCAAAAAGGGTGACGGGCCGGAGGTGAAGAAGGGCGCGGCCCTCAACGCCAACTACCTCGGCCAGACCTGGGACGGCAAGGCGTTCGACAACAGCTGGGACCGCGGCGCGCCGGCCACCTTCGAGATCGGCAGCGGCAAGGTCATCAAGGGCTGGGACGAGGGCCTGGTGGGCCAGAAGCTCGGCAGCCGCGTCGAGTTGGTCATCCCGCCGGACAAGGGATACGGCGCGCAGGCGCAGCAGAACATTCCCGCTAACTCCACGCTGGTCTTCGTCGTCGACCTCAAGAAGATCATGCCGAGCAAGATCGAGGGCAAGCCGGTCGCGCAGACCGACTCCGATCTCCCCAAGGTCGGGACCGCCATCGACGACAAGGCGCCGAAGATCACCCTGCCCAAGGGCCAGGACGCGCCGAAGGACGTCAAGAGCGAGACGATCATCCAGGGGAAGGGCGCGACGATCAGTGACAAGAGCATCGTGCGTGCCAACTACACGGTGGTCACCTGGAAGGACGGCAAGGTGATCGCCGACACCTGGGCGCCGGGGCAGCCCGGGGCGCAGGATGTGCCGGTCGCGCAGCTGCCGGGGTGGAAGGAAGGCCTCAAGGGGAAGAAGGCCGGCAGCCGGGTGCTGATCGTGGTGCCCAAGAGCAAGCTGACCGAGCAGCAGCAGAAGTCCATCGGCTCCGATCTGGTGTTCTCCGTGGACGTGCTCAGCGTCAGCTGA
- a CDS encoding FKBP-type peptidyl-prolyl cis-trans isomerase, producing the protein MSIDKPEIDFPEGPAPTELEIVDLTEGDGPVAKAGDTVSVHYVGVSFSTGEEFDASWNRGKPLQFQLGAGQVIAGWDQGVQGMKVGGRRRLTIPAHLAYGDRGAGGGRIAPGETLIFVCDLVSV; encoded by the coding sequence GTGAGCATCGACAAGCCCGAGATCGACTTTCCTGAGGGCCCGGCTCCCACCGAGCTCGAGATCGTGGACCTGACGGAGGGCGACGGGCCGGTCGCCAAGGCCGGGGACACCGTCTCCGTCCACTACGTCGGCGTGTCGTTCAGCACCGGCGAGGAGTTCGACGCGAGCTGGAACCGCGGCAAGCCGCTGCAGTTCCAGCTGGGCGCCGGCCAGGTCATCGCCGGCTGGGACCAGGGCGTGCAGGGCATGAAGGTCGGCGGCCGCCGCCGGCTGACCATCCCCGCGCACCTCGCGTACGGCGACCGCGGTGCCGGCGGTGGCCGGATCGCCCCGGGCGAGACGCTGATCTTCGTCTGCGACCTGGTCTCCGTCTGA
- a CDS encoding helix-turn-helix transcriptional regulator translates to MAIAKAERLMNLALCLLGTRRPLTKRELRSSIEAYIEAGSDDSFNRMFERDKDDLRELGLVIETVEGIEGDIGYLARRDSNRLPPITLDAEEAAALGLAAKIWQQARLAGAASGALQKLRAAGMPLAGDGADYDAGQPHSALEPRIPAHEAAFEPLMLACRDRRPVVFDYRKSNAARPEQRQVEPWILECWRGHWYVAGWDREREAERVFRLSRITGKVRSRQGAFTAPVPDHVTVRETVESWAGETATGTARIKLRAEHGYPLRARALTVRELGGGWDELEIPNGHGLDAWLVEFGPDVVVLEPAELRAEVIDRLRAVAKG, encoded by the coding sequence ATGGCCATTGCCAAGGCCGAGCGGCTGATGAATCTGGCGCTGTGCCTGCTGGGGACGCGACGCCCGCTGACCAAGCGTGAGCTGAGGTCGTCCATCGAGGCCTATATCGAGGCGGGCAGCGACGACTCGTTCAACCGCATGTTCGAGCGCGACAAGGATGATCTGCGCGAGCTCGGCCTGGTCATCGAGACCGTCGAGGGCATCGAGGGCGACATCGGCTACCTCGCCCGCCGCGACAGCAACCGCCTGCCCCCGATCACCCTGGATGCCGAGGAGGCCGCCGCCCTCGGGCTCGCCGCGAAGATCTGGCAGCAGGCCCGGCTGGCCGGCGCCGCCAGCGGCGCGCTCCAGAAGCTGCGCGCGGCGGGCATGCCACTGGCCGGGGACGGCGCGGACTACGACGCCGGACAGCCGCACAGCGCGCTGGAGCCCCGTATCCCCGCCCATGAAGCCGCCTTCGAGCCGTTGATGCTGGCCTGCCGGGACCGCCGCCCGGTCGTCTTCGACTACCGGAAGTCGAATGCCGCCCGCCCCGAGCAGCGGCAGGTCGAACCGTGGATCCTGGAGTGCTGGCGGGGCCATTGGTACGTCGCGGGATGGGACCGCGAGCGCGAGGCGGAGCGGGTCTTCCGGCTCTCCCGGATCACCGGCAAGGTCCGTTCGCGCCAAGGGGCGTTCACCGCGCCGGTGCCCGATCACGTCACCGTCCGCGAGACCGTCGAGAGCTGGGCCGGGGAGACCGCGACCGGCACCGCCAGGATCAAGCTCCGCGCCGAGCACGGCTATCCGCTGCGCGCCCGCGCGCTTACCGTCCGCGAGCTGGGCGGCGGCTGGGACGAGCTGGAGATCCCCAACGGCCATGGCCTCGACGCCTGGCTGGTGGAGTTCGGGCCCGATGTGGTCGTACTGGAACCCGCCGAGCTGCGCGCCGAGGTCATCGACCGGCTGCGTGCCGTGGCCAAGGGCTGA
- a CDS encoding helix-turn-helix transcriptional regulator, with translation MATNAIDQTRRMLSLVTYLRERPGARVGDVARAFGITEDELIADLDVLPMCGTSFRGGDLLDIDTDGDRIWWHNPDDVAEPLRLAADEATALLVAARAVATLPGLREGDRQALLRATAKLEAAAGEAAGASARLSVTFESEGGVFADVDRAIAERRRLWLRYYSPARDELTEREVDPIRLFAVGHTYMEAWCRLSEARRTFRLDRVAEIKLLDAPADPPPVELRDLSEGLVQPAAEDPEVSIEVGPGGRWVAEYYPHDSAEELADGGLRITLRTPDPASLRRLALRLGRDGRIVAPQELADSARQAADQALAAYGE, from the coding sequence ATGGCGACGAACGCGATCGACCAGACCCGCCGGATGCTGTCCCTGGTGACCTATCTGCGCGAGCGCCCCGGCGCCCGCGTCGGGGACGTCGCCCGCGCCTTCGGCATCACCGAGGACGAGCTGATCGCGGATCTCGACGTCCTGCCGATGTGCGGGACGAGCTTCCGCGGCGGTGACCTCCTCGACATCGACACCGACGGCGACCGCATCTGGTGGCACAACCCCGACGATGTCGCCGAGCCGCTGCGGCTGGCCGCCGACGAGGCGACCGCGCTGCTGGTCGCGGCCCGCGCGGTGGCCACCCTCCCCGGACTGCGCGAGGGCGACCGGCAGGCGCTGCTGCGGGCCACCGCCAAGCTGGAGGCGGCGGCGGGCGAGGCGGCCGGTGCCAGTGCCCGGCTGTCGGTGACCTTCGAGTCCGAGGGCGGGGTCTTCGCCGACGTGGACCGGGCCATCGCCGAGCGGCGGCGGCTGTGGCTGCGGTACTACTCCCCGGCCCGCGACGAGCTGACCGAGCGTGAGGTCGACCCGATCCGGCTGTTCGCCGTCGGCCACACGTATATGGAGGCGTGGTGCCGGCTCTCCGAGGCCCGGCGCACCTTCCGGCTCGACCGGGTCGCTGAGATCAAGCTGCTGGACGCCCCCGCCGACCCGCCGCCGGTCGAGCTGCGCGATCTGTCGGAGGGACTGGTGCAGCCCGCGGCCGAGGACCCCGAGGTGTCCATCGAGGTCGGTCCCGGCGGTCGCTGGGTCGCCGAGTACTACCCGCACGACAGCGCCGAGGAGCTTGCCGACGGCGGACTGCGCATCACCCTGCGCACCCCCGATCCGGCCTCGCTGCGGCGGCTGGCGCTGCGCCTGGGCCGCGACGGCCGGATCGTGGCGCCGCAGGAGCTCGCGGACAGCGCGCGGCAGGCCGCCGACCAGGCGCTCGCGGCGTACGGCGAGTGA
- the tatA gene encoding Sec-independent protein translocase subunit TatA, with product MFGKIGAPEIILILVVVVLLFGAKKLPDMARSLGKSARILKSEAKAMKSEGSQQQEAPSDPPNPDAQSAPRTIKAAPGDVNGGRPVAENDHSVQR from the coding sequence TTGTTCGGAAAGATCGGCGCTCCCGAGATCATTCTCATTCTCGTCGTCGTCGTCCTGCTGTTCGGTGCCAAGAAGCTGCCCGACATGGCCCGCTCGCTCGGCAAGTCCGCCCGCATCCTCAAGAGCGAGGCGAAGGCGATGAAGTCCGAGGGCAGCCAGCAGCAGGAAGCCCCCTCCGACCCGCCGAACCCCGACGCGCAGAGCGCACCCCGGACGATCAAGGCGGCGCCTGGTGATGTGAACGGCGGTCGACCGGTCGCCGAGAACGATCACAGCGTGCAGCGCTGA
- the tatC gene encoding twin-arginine translocase subunit TatC gives MLKSAPKKQNVKDPEGRMPLVEHLRELRNRLAKGLLAVVLATIVAAFFYEQIINFFTKPVLQSVGCDSLFTDLAKQEKGSRCASIVMMDLLGPFTLALKVSLVAGVILSAPVWLYQLWAFLAPGLHRNEKKYALSFVGVGFPLFMAGGYFAYRVLPTTAEVLLTFTPVGIGNLLTLDKLLDIIARMVIVFGLSFELPLLLVMLNFAGIITGKRMLGWWRAMVMAITVFSAIATPSTDPLTMLALAVPIVLLYFGAVGVALANDARRRRRLAAGPADDEASDLDLTPEDIGEIEPVPATAALPEQASGDGDARHRGFDDVT, from the coding sequence TTGCTCAAGTCTGCCCCCAAAAAGCAAAACGTGAAGGACCCCGAGGGGCGGATGCCTCTCGTGGAGCACCTGCGTGAGCTCCGCAACCGGCTCGCCAAGGGCTTGCTGGCCGTCGTCCTCGCGACGATCGTCGCGGCCTTCTTCTACGAACAGATCATCAACTTCTTCACGAAGCCGGTGCTGCAGTCGGTGGGCTGTGACTCACTCTTCACCGACCTCGCCAAGCAGGAGAAGGGGTCGCGCTGCGCCAGCATCGTGATGATGGACCTGCTCGGCCCCTTCACCCTCGCGCTGAAGGTCTCCCTGGTCGCCGGCGTCATCCTGTCAGCGCCGGTCTGGCTCTACCAGCTCTGGGCCTTCCTCGCCCCGGGGCTGCACCGCAATGAGAAGAAGTACGCGCTCAGCTTCGTCGGCGTGGGTTTTCCGCTGTTCATGGCCGGCGGCTACTTCGCCTACCGGGTACTGCCCACCACGGCGGAGGTCCTGCTCACCTTCACCCCGGTCGGCATCGGCAACCTCCTCACGCTGGACAAGCTGCTCGACATCATCGCGCGGATGGTCATCGTGTTCGGCCTGTCCTTCGAACTGCCCCTGCTCCTGGTCATGCTGAACTTCGCCGGCATCATCACCGGCAAGCGCATGCTCGGCTGGTGGCGGGCGATGGTCATGGCCATCACGGTCTTCTCGGCGATCGCGACACCGAGTACGGACCCGCTGACCATGCTCGCCCTGGCGGTGCCGATCGTCCTGCTGTACTTCGGTGCGGTCGGCGTCGCGCTGGCCAACGATGCCCGGCGGCGGCGACGGCTCGCGGCGGGGCCGGCTGACGACGAGGCGTCCGACCTCGATCTGACGCCTGAGGACATCGGAGAGATCGAGCCGGTGCCGGCGACCGCGGCGCTGCCGGAGCAGGCAAGCGGAGACGGCGACGCGAGGCACCGCGGCTTCGACGACGTCACCTGA